A genome region from Vallitalea okinawensis includes the following:
- a CDS encoding adenylate kinase produces MKLIMLGAPGAGKGTQASVLSEKYEVPHISTGDIFRANIKNGTDLGKKAKEYMDQGLLVPDELVVNLVVDRLQQEDAKKGYVLDGFPRTIPQAKALDAELEKQGAAIDYCVDVEVPDEVIVDRMSGRRVCPKCGEPYHHEFKIPKVDNVCDKDGETLILRKDDEPETVLKRLNVYHEQTQPLIDYYSSKGILVEVDGTKDVKGVTEQIVASLGEK; encoded by the coding sequence TTGAAACTCATTATGTTAGGTGCGCCAGGAGCTGGGAAAGGTACCCAAGCTTCTGTGCTATCTGAAAAATACGAAGTTCCTCATATTTCTACTGGGGACATATTTAGAGCTAATATTAAGAACGGTACAGATTTAGGAAAAAAAGCTAAAGAGTATATGGATCAAGGGTTACTTGTTCCAGATGAATTGGTTGTAAACTTGGTTGTTGATCGTTTACAACAAGAGGATGCTAAAAAAGGATACGTTTTAGACGGATTCCCAAGAACTATTCCTCAAGCTAAAGCTCTTGATGCTGAGTTAGAAAAACAAGGTGCGGCCATCGACTACTGTGTAGATGTAGAAGTACCAGATGAAGTGATCGTAGACAGAATGTCCGGTCGAAGAGTATGTCCAAAATGCGGTGAACCTTATCATCATGAATTTAAAATCCCTAAAGTTGACAATGTTTGCGATAAAGATGGGGAAACTTTAATTCTAAGAAAAGATGATGAGCCTGAAACAGTATTAAAACGTCTAAATGTTTATCACGAACAAACTCAACCTCTCATAGATTATTACAGTAGTAAAGGTATTCTCGTTGAAGTAGATGGGACGAAAGACGTTAAAGGAGTTACTGAGCAAATTGTAGCTTCATTAGGAGAGAAGTAA
- the map gene encoding type I methionyl aminopeptidase: protein MAITIKNADQILKVREASKIVAEVHGLMKEAVKPGISTYELDKMAEDLIRSRGAVPSFKGYYGYPASICASINDQVIHGIPSKNTVLQEGDIISVDVGAYLNGYHGDGARTYPVGEISEDAKDLIEVTRNSFFEGIKFAKEGNHLHEISSNIQKYVESHGYSVVRDFVGHGIGESMHEDPQIPNYKVRGRGPKLQKGMTLAIEPMVNIGRHEVRVLSDNWTVITIDGSLSAHYEHTILITEDSPELLTQID, encoded by the coding sequence ATGGCTATTACGATTAAAAATGCAGACCAGATCCTAAAGGTCCGAGAGGCATCAAAAATTGTTGCAGAAGTTCATGGTTTAATGAAAGAAGCTGTCAAGCCAGGTATATCCACTTACGAGTTGGATAAAATGGCTGAAGATTTGATTAGAAGTAGAGGTGCTGTACCTTCCTTTAAAGGTTACTATGGCTACCCAGCTTCCATCTGTGCTTCCATTAACGATCAAGTTATTCATGGTATTCCTAGTAAGAACACTGTTCTTCAAGAAGGGGATATCATTAGTGTAGATGTAGGGGCGTATCTCAATGGCTATCACGGTGATGGAGCCAGAACCTACCCAGTTGGTGAAATCTCCGAGGATGCAAAGGATCTTATCGAAGTGACTAGAAACAGTTTCTTTGAAGGAATTAAATTTGCAAAAGAGGGCAATCATTTACATGAGATCTCTTCTAACATACAAAAATACGTTGAATCACATGGTTACTCTGTTGTACGCGATTTTGTTGGTCACGGTATTGGAGAAAGTATGCATGAGGACCCTCAAATACCTAATTATAAAGTTAGGGGAAGAGGTCCAAAGCTTCAAAAAGGTATGACATTAGCCATTGAACCTATGGTCAACATAGGACGTCATGAAGTCAGAGTTCTTTCAGATAATTGGACGGTTATTACTATCGATGGGTCTTTATCAGCTCATTATGAACATACCATCCTTATTACTGAAGATAGTCCAGAATTACTAACCCAGATAGATTAG
- the infA gene encoding translation initiation factor IF-1 codes for MSKKDVIEVEGKVLEKLPNAMFQVELENGHKILAHISGKLRMHYIRILPGDKVTIEMSPYDLTKGRIIWRDK; via the coding sequence ATGTCAAAAAAGGACGTTATAGAAGTTGAAGGTAAAGTTTTAGAGAAACTTCCTAACGCTATGTTTCAGGTTGAACTTGAAAATGGACATAAGATCCTAGCGCATATTAGTGGTAAACTAAGAATGCACTACATTCGTATATTACCAGGTGATAAAGTGACAATTGAAATGTCACCTTATGACTTAACAAAAGGACGCATTATTTGGCGTGATAAATAA
- a CDS encoding KOW domain-containing RNA-binding protein, whose amino-acid sequence MLEFQVGQIVKSKAGRDKDHYFIIIEDLGEYVYLVDGHLRKLEKPKKKKKKHLQTINVIVNDLKEQIIEGYKITNADIRKALELYVDDLLEVN is encoded by the coding sequence ATGTTAGAATTTCAAGTAGGTCAGATCGTTAAGTCGAAGGCAGGCAGAGATAAAGATCATTATTTTATAATAATTGAGGATTTAGGTGAATATGTATATTTAGTAGATGGTCATCTACGTAAATTAGAAAAGCCTAAAAAGAAAAAGAAAAAACATCTGCAGACCATCAATGTTATCGTGAATGATCTTAAAGAACAAATAATCGAAGGATATAAAATTACTAATGCCGATATACGTAAAGCATTAGAGTTATATGTAGATGATTTGTTAGAGGTGAATTAA
- the rpmJ gene encoding 50S ribosomal protein L36, translating into MKVRASVKPICEKCKVIKRKGRIRVICENPKHKQKQG; encoded by the coding sequence ATGAAAGTAAGAGCATCTGTTAAGCCTATTTGTGAAAAGTGTAAAGTGATTAAGAGAAAAGGTAGAATTCGCGTTATTTGTGAAAATCCTAAACACAAACAAAAACAAGGCTAA
- the rpsK gene encoding 30S ribosomal protein S11: protein MAKKPSKRNVRRRQKKHVERGQAHIQSTFNNTIVTLTDTAGNALSWASAGGLGFRGSRKNTPYAAQMAAETAAKAAMDHGLKTVEVMVKGPGSGREAAIRALQAAGLEVTMIKDVTPVPHNGCRPPKRRRV from the coding sequence ATGGCTAAAAAACCGTCTAAAAGAAATGTACGTAGACGTCAAAAAAAGCATGTTGAGCGTGGACAAGCGCATATCCAATCCACTTTTAACAATACTATTGTTACATTAACTGACACTGCAGGCAACGCACTTTCTTGGGCTAGTGCAGGTGGATTAGGATTCAGAGGTTCTAGAAAAAATACTCCATATGCTGCTCAAATGGCTGCTGAAACAGCTGCTAAAGCTGCTATGGATCACGGTTTAAAAACAGTGGAAGTCATGGTTAAAGGTCCTGGTTCAGGTAGAGAAGCTGCTATTCGTGCGCTTCAAGCTGCTGGATTAGAAGTTACAATGATTAAAGACGTAACTCCAGTACCACATAATGGTTGTCGTCCACCAAAACGTAGAAGAGTATAA
- a CDS encoding DNA-directed RNA polymerase subunit alpha, which yields MLEFEKPRIEIEEINEEKTYGRFVVEPLERGYGTTLGNSLRRIMLSSLPGAAVSSIKIEGVLHEFSTIPGVVEDVAEIILNLKSLAIKNNSDSMEPKVAYIEFEGEGVVTAGDIKVDPDIEIVNPDLKIATLSGGADSKLFMELTITRGRGYVGADKNKSNDQPIGVIPVDSIYTPIQRVNFAVNNTRVGQITDYDKLNLEVWTDGTIDPDEAVSLAAKVLNDHLALFIDLSDNARHAEIMVEKEEDQKEKVLEMTIEELDLSVRSYNCLKRAGINTVEDLTNRTEEEMMKVRNLGRKSLEEVLNKMQELSLALKPTED from the coding sequence GTGTTAGAATTTGAAAAACCACGTATCGAGATAGAAGAAATAAATGAAGAGAAAACTTATGGTCGTTTTGTTGTTGAACCTTTAGAGAGAGGTTACGGTACAACTTTAGGTAATTCTTTAAGAAGAATTATGTTATCCTCTTTACCTGGTGCAGCAGTAAGCAGCATCAAGATTGAAGGTGTACTTCATGAATTCAGCACTATTCCAGGTGTTGTTGAAGATGTTGCTGAAATCATCCTTAACCTTAAAAGTTTAGCTATTAAAAACAATAGTGATAGTATGGAACCTAAAGTTGCATACATTGAATTTGAAGGCGAAGGCGTGGTTACTGCTGGCGACATCAAGGTTGATCCCGATATCGAAATTGTAAATCCAGACTTAAAAATCGCTACTTTAAGCGGTGGTGCTGATAGTAAGTTATTCATGGAGCTAACAATTACTAGAGGTAGAGGTTATGTTGGTGCTGATAAAAACAAATCCAATGACCAACCTATTGGTGTTATACCAGTAGATTCAATCTACACACCTATTCAAAGAGTTAACTTTGCAGTAAATAACACTCGTGTTGGTCAAATTACTGATTACGATAAGTTAAATCTTGAAGTATGGACTGATGGAACAATTGATCCTGATGAAGCTGTTAGTTTAGCTGCAAAGGTATTAAATGACCATCTGGCACTATTCATTGATCTTTCTGATAATGCAAGACATGCAGAAATCATGGTTGAAAAAGAAGAAGATCAAAAAGAAAAGGTTCTTGAAATGACCATAGAGGAACTTGATCTTTCTGTTCGTTCTTACAACTGTTTAAAACGAGCGGGTATTAACACAGTTGAAGATTTAACTAATAGAACCGAAGAAGAAATGATGAAAGTGCGTAATTTAGGTAGAAAATCGCTCGAAGAAGTATTAAATAAAATGCAAGAATTAAGTCTAGCATTAAAGCCTACAGAGGATTAA
- a CDS encoding bL17 family ribosomal protein has translation MAGYRKLGRTTAQRKALLRNQVTNLLYHGRIKTTESKAKEVRKMAEKMIALAVKEMDNFEEVTVTAKVPRKDAEGRRVKEEVDGKKVTVYDELEKTIKKDKATRLHARRQMLKVLYPVVEVPGNKKRSAKKVDMVAKMFDEVGPKYQDRNGGYTRMIKIGQRKGDGAMEVFIELV, from the coding sequence GTGGCTGGATACAGAAAGCTTGGTAGAACAACTGCTCAAAGAAAAGCTTTACTTAGAAATCAAGTAACTAATTTATTATACCACGGTAGAATTAAGACAACTGAGAGTAAAGCTAAAGAAGTTAGAAAAATGGCTGAAAAAATGATCGCATTAGCAGTAAAAGAAATGGATAACTTCGAAGAAGTTACAGTTACAGCTAAAGTGCCTAGAAAAGATGCTGAAGGCAGACGTGTAAAAGAAGAAGTAGACGGTAAGAAAGTTACTGTTTATGATGAATTAGAGAAGACTATCAAAAAAGATAAAGCTACTCGTTTACACGCAAGAAGACAAATGTTAAAAGTACTTTACCCTGTTGTTGAAGTACCTGGTAACAAAAAGAGATCAGCTAAAAAAGTTGATATGGTTGCAAAAATGTTTGACGAAGTTGGACCTAAGTACCAAGACCGTAATGGTGGTTACACAAGAATGATCAAAATCGGTCAACGTAAAGGTGACGGTGCAATGGAAGTATTTATTGAATTAGTATAA
- the rpsM gene encoding 30S ribosomal protein S13, with protein sequence MARIAGVDLPREKRVEVGLTYIYGVGRSTSIRILKESGINPDTRVRDLTDEEVAKIRSIIDESCNVEGDLRREIALNIKRLMEIGCYRGLRHRRGLPVRGQKTKTNARTRKGPKRTVANKKK encoded by the coding sequence ATGGCTCGTATTGCTGGTGTAGACTTACCAAGAGAGAAACGTGTTGAAGTTGGCTTAACTTATATTTATGGTGTTGGCCGTTCAACATCTATTCGTATCTTAAAAGAATCAGGAATTAACCCTGACACAAGAGTTAGAGATTTAACTGACGAAGAAGTTGCAAAAATACGTTCTATTATAGATGAGTCCTGTAATGTAGAAGGGGACTTACGTAGAGAAATTGCATTAAACATCAAACGTTTAATGGAAATCGGTTGTTACAGAGGATTACGTCATAGAAGAGGTCTTCCTGTTAGAGGTCAAAAGACTAAGACTAACGCGAGAACTCGTAAAGGTCCTAAACGTACTGTAGCTAACAAGAAAAAATAA
- the rpsD gene encoding 30S ribosomal protein S4, producing the protein MARYRGAVCRLCRREGQKLFLKGERCFSDKCAVTRRPYAPGQHGQARKKQSEYGLQLREKQKAKRIYGVLETQFRNYFAEADKKSGITGENLLKLLEMRLDNVVYRAGFGRSRTEARQVVRHNHIEVNGRKVNIPSYEAKPGDVITLKEKSQGAQRFKDIFETTESRIVPEWMDADTENFTFKVTDVPTREQINIDVQETLIVELYSK; encoded by the coding sequence ATGGCAAGATACAGAGGTGCTGTATGTAGATTATGCCGTAGAGAAGGCCAAAAATTATTCTTAAAAGGCGAAAGATGTTTTTCAGATAAATGTGCTGTAACAAGAAGACCATATGCACCAGGTCAGCATGGTCAAGCACGTAAAAAACAATCCGAATACGGTTTACAATTAAGAGAGAAGCAAAAAGCAAAAAGAATCTATGGTGTTTTAGAAACACAATTTAGAAACTACTTTGCTGAAGCTGATAAAAAATCAGGTATCACTGGTGAAAACTTATTAAAGTTATTAGAAATGCGTTTAGATAACGTTGTTTATAGAGCAGGATTTGGTCGTTCAAGAACAGAAGCTCGTCAAGTTGTTAGACATAACCACATTGAGGTTAATGGTAGAAAAGTAAACATTCCTTCATACGAAGCAAAACCAGGTGACGTGATTACACTTAAAGAGAAATCACAAGGTGCTCAAAGATTCAAAGATATCTTCGAGACTACTGAATCTAGAATTGTTCCTGAATGGATGGATGCTGATACTGAAAACTTCACTTTTAAAGTAACAGATGTTCCAACAAGAGAACAAATCAACATCGATGTTCAAGAGACGCTCATCGTCGAGCTTTACTCAAAATAG
- a CDS encoding zinc ribbon domain-containing protein — protein MKCSQCGFENGEQGKFCGKCGASMNQEKNEVIEIQIEVEEEQTNSEDDVVIEDDDSIKDQNEVENNEPVGNENVVEEENDESTELINVKEETKKSNKVNLKLLLGIGGGILAVLILVFAGSKVVTSTGASSKYVDLSNAPFVYAADGDHYIMPIGEEAIEIKGTVDYVRTKNTKDYYISTQEGKLYHYQLGNEDIEKIDKDVLTFRISEDGKTVVYETQDDNDLYLYQNNDVELIEKDIWSFEMSANGKYIAYISEYEVSEGGELHLYKVGKEEEELENEASEVAAVFDDGSIYYLDEDYRLYYQKGDDKQRIAKDVYDYAFSTKGDKVAWINDDDELYIKVGDREEKIDKGVAYIYTAYWAAHSNRLDLIYNKDYEKDYLLIEEDEKGKKLSEDYMSYDYASFEPMYAIADDEDLSVYHRKGKEWQEEKIENEEDIQYVLVSAYGDYVVFADDDNQLFYWKSGEPRLIDKDFDYNTGQIWMDKDSHTIIYTDEDKTLKVSKKGKEGTEIIDDVQDFYVRNLKTILVADEDGDLMQVNLKGDTEGVEDDFEGFYYIGTW, from the coding sequence ATGAAGTGTAGTCAATGTGGTTTTGAAAACGGTGAACAGGGTAAATTCTGTGGCAAATGCGGCGCTTCTATGAATCAAGAGAAAAACGAAGTCATCGAAATACAAATTGAAGTGGAAGAAGAGCAAACTAATTCAGAAGATGATGTAGTAATAGAAGATGACGACAGCATAAAGGATCAGAATGAAGTAGAAAATAATGAACCAGTAGGAAATGAAAATGTAGTTGAAGAGGAAAATGATGAAAGTACAGAGCTTATCAATGTAAAAGAAGAAACTAAAAAGTCTAATAAAGTAAACTTGAAGCTATTGCTTGGTATTGGAGGGGGTATTCTTGCTGTCCTCATATTAGTTTTTGCTGGTAGTAAGGTGGTCACTTCCACAGGAGCAAGTTCAAAGTATGTAGATCTATCCAATGCACCTTTTGTATATGCTGCAGACGGGGATCATTATATAATGCCAATTGGTGAAGAAGCCATTGAAATCAAAGGTACTGTTGACTATGTACGTACTAAGAATACCAAGGATTATTATATTTCTACACAGGAAGGTAAACTCTATCATTATCAATTAGGTAATGAGGATATAGAAAAAATAGATAAAGACGTATTAACCTTTAGGATTTCTGAGGATGGTAAGACTGTAGTCTATGAAACACAAGATGATAATGATTTATACCTATATCAGAATAATGATGTCGAACTCATTGAGAAAGATATATGGAGCTTTGAGATGAGTGCAAATGGTAAGTACATAGCCTATATTAGTGAGTATGAAGTATCAGAAGGTGGAGAATTACACTTATACAAAGTAGGTAAAGAAGAAGAAGAGTTAGAGAATGAAGCAAGCGAAGTAGCAGCTGTTTTTGATGATGGAAGTATTTATTACCTTGATGAAGATTATCGTTTGTACTATCAAAAGGGCGATGATAAGCAGCGTATAGCTAAAGATGTTTACGATTATGCTTTCTCAACCAAAGGGGATAAAGTTGCTTGGATCAACGATGATGATGAATTGTATATCAAAGTTGGCGATCGTGAAGAAAAGATTGATAAAGGCGTAGCGTACATCTATACAGCATATTGGGCAGCTCACTCCAATCGCTTAGATCTTATCTATAATAAAGATTATGAAAAAGATTACTTATTAATAGAAGAAGATGAAAAAGGGAAAAAACTAAGTGAAGACTATATGAGTTATGACTATGCAAGCTTTGAGCCTATGTATGCTATTGCTGATGATGAAGATTTAAGTGTCTATCATCGCAAGGGGAAAGAATGGCAAGAAGAGAAGATAGAAAATGAAGAAGACATTCAATACGTGCTGGTCTCAGCTTATGGTGACTATGTAGTTTTTGCTGATGATGATAATCAATTATTTTATTGGAAAAGCGGTGAGCCTCGACTGATCGATAAAGACTTTGATTATAATACAGGACAAATTTGGATGGATAAAGACAGTCATACGATTATTTATACAGATGAGGATAAGACATTAAAGGTCAGCAAAAAAGGTAAAGAAGGTACAGAGATTATCGATGATGTTCAAGATTTTTATGTTAGAAATCTAAAAACTATATTAGTGGCCGATGAAGATGGAGATTTGATGCAAGTAAACCTTAAAGGTGATACAGAAGGAGTAGAAGATGATTTTGAAGGTTTCTACTATATAGGGACTTGGTAA
- a CDS encoding zinc-ribbon domain-containing protein — translation MKICNNCGASLANDAQFCTKCGSRYEAKRKTSTFKIILLIGSFLLLFLVLGIAAYAFINKDPVDRVLLSYKNLFEADEYEAVTTITYDVKSSIQDDTMNLVVNMIEDSDIVVTTQKKDDQQYAILEMNYDEEEIFTMDVFVNKEYIAVNIPIIYDEMFFVKWEELDEMVETLNEEFYMDIPELEYLEYVKIFNVEDSKEFNAIDQKKYYNFIKGYYEGKITKGSLVDVTYTEGKKEKEVKCREYTVTQDIKDVEDLTLELFEMLIEDEEVEALLVAKFNEFLDVLVDTKDYENLYITEDEIEDARDEFDDNYEEGMESLLEGMEYGFDMNEEEIEQDNTTIYRIDRNNRIRSITVENEMKIDQYGDYVKVNMTTETVYNKFKNISLDIPDIEDDDAVDLADINEQDLMVISNEIEANIGKIIMKNEAFQSLMMYNGFF, via the coding sequence ATGAAAATATGTAATAACTGTGGGGCAAGTTTGGCAAATGATGCTCAGTTCTGTACAAAGTGTGGTAGCAGATACGAAGCTAAAAGGAAAACATCAACGTTTAAAATTATTCTGTTGATTGGTAGCTTTTTGCTATTATTTCTTGTGCTTGGTATTGCAGCTTATGCATTTATCAACAAAGATCCTGTAGATCGAGTGTTACTAAGTTATAAAAATCTATTTGAAGCTGATGAATATGAAGCTGTGACTACTATTACATACGATGTGAAGTCCAGTATCCAGGATGACACTATGAATTTAGTAGTGAACATGATTGAAGACTCAGATATCGTGGTTACAACTCAGAAAAAGGATGATCAACAGTACGCTATTCTAGAAATGAATTATGATGAGGAAGAAATATTTACAATGGATGTTTTTGTCAATAAAGAATATATAGCTGTTAACATACCTATTATCTATGATGAGATGTTCTTTGTGAAGTGGGAAGAGCTAGACGAAATGGTGGAAACATTAAACGAAGAGTTCTATATGGATATTCCGGAACTAGAATATTTGGAATATGTAAAGATCTTTAATGTAGAAGATTCAAAAGAGTTTAATGCCATTGATCAAAAGAAATACTACAATTTTATTAAAGGGTATTATGAAGGTAAAATAACGAAGGGATCTCTAGTAGACGTTACCTATACAGAAGGTAAGAAAGAAAAAGAGGTCAAATGCCGAGAGTATACCGTTACACAAGATATAAAAGATGTTGAAGATTTAACATTAGAATTATTTGAAATGCTTATAGAGGATGAGGAAGTTGAGGCTCTCCTAGTTGCTAAATTCAATGAATTTCTTGATGTCTTAGTTGATACAAAAGATTATGAAAACCTCTACATAACAGAAGATGAGATAGAAGACGCTCGAGATGAATTTGATGATAATTACGAAGAGGGTATGGAGAGTCTTTTAGAAGGTATGGAGTATGGTTTTGACATGAATGAAGAGGAGATTGAGCAAGATAATACAACTATTTATCGTATTGATCGAAATAACCGTATCAGAAGCATTACCGTGGAAAATGAAATGAAGATTGATCAATATGGCGATTATGTTAAAGTTAATATGACGACAGAAACCGTCTATAATAAGTTCAAAAACATTTCACTAGACATACCGGACATTGAAGATGATGATGCAGTAGATTTAGCTGATATTAATGAACAAGATCTAATGGTGATTAGTAATGAAATTGAGGCAAATATCGGAAAGATAATCATGAAAAACGAAGCTTTCCAGAGCCTAATGATGTATAATGGATTTTTCTAA
- a CDS encoding zinc ribbon domain-containing protein: protein MYCKHCGTELKEGYIFCDQCGTKAEDVNHQIETETIHIPEENIIQVDNKVDEEEAKLPKVVNKPENNNNQVSQQNQKKKSNGGKIAVVIVLVLLLFIIGSASFIGYNLYYIKSSQVEYAFKETSLDETENSYTYSDDGKMSLELSSDIINTMLEDQLKTLAKSDEQLEGIFIDLDKELLHLKYKSLGIEMPLVSEVDMDYDENGLVIEAKSYKLGKKARSLPFFIDIPKELKQITLEMNQESDLYVVDDVQIDDGEVEITLTLDEQEIGKAIRGLISQSDSFMMDNYYSFYETTNGIDQAYEIISYGEMFDDEVDEYVESIMTDGLLMKEFLVFINDDALNQFYENYGEVLASKVTKEDVLLLKEDYKIIETINFAQVILDSFDNYYYDYSGDLLLYKNAIYDYTIREFISTEYICDFYGLDNSQAKNMYLSMEDAYTAFIYYKSDSGKNYKINYYDYEITDIEFNYDITYPTETEVTETELDKITAATRPLDIVWEDELIFYRYLRIVEDSAYAVLSTEYGLDYLYAVAYTRNGDAWEAVSVDDYYEDLTTYYPDFNVFTLPIEEPNFVYLNSLYEDDFTVLINNIYSTGYITHTDYQVLFYTYIDELIYLVLDDGSEFIVEVDYYGTIQNVYDLETAYDLFYIPEYLVLGAIR from the coding sequence ATGTATTGTAAACATTGTGGCACTGAGCTAAAGGAAGGATACATCTTCTGCGACCAATGTGGAACCAAAGCTGAAGATGTAAATCACCAAATAGAGACAGAAACAATTCATATACCAGAAGAAAATATTATCCAAGTAGATAATAAAGTTGATGAGGAAGAAGCTAAGCTTCCAAAAGTAGTTAACAAGCCTGAAAACAATAACAATCAGGTAAGTCAGCAGAATCAAAAGAAGAAAAGTAATGGCGGTAAGATAGCTGTAGTAATAGTGTTAGTTCTTTTACTGTTTATCATAGGTTCAGCTAGTTTCATTGGCTACAATCTGTACTACATAAAGAGTTCACAAGTGGAATATGCTTTTAAAGAAACATCTTTAGATGAAACAGAGAATTCATATACATACTCAGATGATGGCAAAATGAGCTTAGAATTATCATCAGATATTATTAATACAATGCTTGAAGATCAATTGAAAACATTAGCAAAAAGTGATGAGCAACTAGAAGGCATATTTATTGATCTTGATAAAGAATTATTGCATTTGAAATATAAATCTCTAGGGATTGAAATGCCTTTAGTATCTGAAGTTGATATGGATTATGATGAGAATGGATTAGTGATAGAAGCTAAAAGTTATAAATTAGGAAAGAAGGCCCGTTCACTGCCATTTTTTATTGATATACCTAAGGAGCTAAAGCAGATTACTTTAGAAATGAATCAGGAATCAGATTTATATGTAGTTGATGATGTCCAAATCGATGATGGTGAAGTGGAGATCACACTAACACTGGATGAGCAGGAAATTGGAAAAGCTATCAGAGGTCTTATTTCACAATCAGACTCGTTCATGATGGATAACTACTATAGTTTCTATGAGACCACTAACGGGATAGATCAAGCTTATGAAATTATTTCTTACGGTGAAATGTTCGATGATGAAGTAGATGAATATGTGGAAAGTATCATGACAGACGGACTACTAATGAAAGAATTTCTTGTCTTTATAAATGATGATGCACTAAATCAATTTTATGAAAACTATGGCGAAGTTTTAGCAAGTAAGGTCACAAAAGAAGATGTGTTATTACTTAAAGAGGATTATAAAATAATCGAAACAATTAACTTTGCACAAGTGATTCTAGACAGTTTTGATAATTACTATTATGATTACAGCGGTGATCTTCTACTGTATAAAAACGCTATTTATGATTATACCATTAGAGAGTTTATATCTACAGAGTACATATGTGATTTTTATGGACTTGATAACAGTCAAGCAAAAAACATGTATCTATCCATGGAAGATGCTTATACAGCTTTTATTTATTATAAGAGTGATTCAGGAAAAAACTATAAGATTAATTATTATGATTATGAGATAACAGATATTGAATTTAATTATGATATAACATATCCTACAGAAACAGAAGTTACTGAAACTGAATTGGATAAGATAACAGCAGCAACGCGTCCTTTAGATATCGTATGGGAAGATGAACTAATCTTCTATAGATATTTGAGAATCGTAGAGGACTCAGCTTATGCAGTTCTGTCAACGGAGTATGGATTAGATTACTTATATGCAGTTGCCTATACTAGAAATGGTGATGCTTGGGAAGCTGTTAGTGTTGATGATTACTATGAAGACTTGACAACATACTACCCAGATTTTAATGTATTCACTTTACCTATAGAAGAGCCTAATTTTGTTTATCTCAATTCTCTATATGAAGATGACTTTACTGTTTTAATTAATAACATATACAGTACTGGCTACATAACACATACGGACTATCAAGTATTATTTTATACCTATATAGACGAATTAATCTATCTTGTTCTAGATGATGGAAGTGAATTTATCGTAGAAGTGGATTATTATGGCACAATCCAGAACGTTTATGATCTAGAGACAGCCTATGATTTATTCTATATACCAGAGTATTTAGTACTCGGTGCAATTCGATAA